aaattgtttttgtgtgtgtgtgtgaattgtgTGTGAGAATTTTCGTAATTTTATATAATTGAATTGCTAATGTCTAATGTAATAAAAAGAAGATAATTTATTtaccaaaaaaacttttttaaaggattccactctgaatatcaccatggCTCTCtacattcactttcaatatgacattagatcaaacattgccaaagtgataCACCCTCCCGCTTCTTCCCCGTAGCTTGGAAGTTATATATTACTGACAATGTTTTCATACTGTCCCAGGGCTTAAAAATCTGCTCCCCTTAGACATACCTAAGGcgctgatataaaaaaaaatgcacaacgTAATTCTAGATGTAGCCGACTAGACTAGATTTGAACagcaaatataaaaacatacCGAGAAAGCCGTCTTGCAAAACGTTCTAGTTTCTTGTCCTAAATGCGTCGCCGTAGTTTGGATGTTTTTCTATGCTTGACATCTCTTCTAATTGTTATGTTAAAATGGGTCTCATTTTAGCCGCTATAGTCGGACTTCTgatcacatttttcatttgtacTGTGAGGTTATTTCTTGTTCTTCGGAAGGATGCGGAACACAAACCAGGAAAGAAGGGTGCCGTCAGTGTGCTTGTGGTTGCAGGATCGGGTAAGGTTTAAAACTTCCGCTCCAGCATGAAGTAGGAAGCAATACAAATTGCCAATGAATGAAGTTGTAAACAGACCCACGTTTTCGATTTGAAGGCTTTCCCGATGTCTTGCAAAAACATCATAAAGCGTCGTTGACGTCATAATTAATAGATAATGTTTAGACTGTTCTACATCTAAGCAGCTCTGTTGAAACCATGTTTAGAATTAATTTCCTTTAAAACAGAAAACCTATTTTTCTAATTGTAAACACAACCAATTAGGCcggtgaaatgttttatttttttacaatgtttactAGGGAATGTATACCAATAAAtggatgtatttttttgtttgcttgtgttaGGAGGACACACAACTGAAATTCTCAGATTGATGGAGTCTCTTTCCCGGTCCTACTCTCCAAGACATTATGTCATCGCTGACACAGACAAAATGAGTGAAGATAAAATCCGCACCCTTGAAAATTCTCACAAAGAAAAAGACACAACACGACAGGTAAgcccaaatacaaaataaactaaatgttGCATAAGTAAGGCATAAACGAAGCAAAGTGATTCAACTCATGCATCTGTTTTGTTATGATAGCTGTTTTGAATGATCTAGATTGAAAAATATACTTGTACTAGTCTATCCAGTTTTCGAtaaacggtttttttttttttttttaatttagtggcaGATTTACGGAACATTGAAATTTAACAGTGATCATTTTAATTTTACCTTTCAAtactaaacaaaataacattgtttatgGTCCATAACTATATACACTATCATACAGGGAGCTGATATCCACTCATATTTAATAACAGAAAACGTTCTGTAGTGGTAGCTTGAATTGATTAATCTACCATCCTGAAGCAGtgctttataatatatatatatatatatatatatatatatatatatatatatatatatatatatatataaagttaattATATCTTAAATATAGTTTCATATTCATGTGATGTCATTTGACACCTGATACAAAgaaatttcagatggctgtattaTATCAATATCAGGATCCATACTATTTTATAATAAGATAACTAAAGGTCTAACTACACTGTGCTATTATAATGGGAGGTAGAAGCCAATTCTGATGGATCATGTGGGCAATAGCAGTTTCCTGCTCTGGGATGCTCACTTTGCTGCACTGCATAAGCACTGTTTTTATTAACCCACCTTCACACGATGTGATAATGAACATGCACTGACAAGAAACCGTGACGTGTTTTCATGGATCAAAGCAGCTTCATGCATTCTCACAGGAAGATTTACTTCAGTTCATTTCGttgtgtattaaaaatgaaagacataGGATCAATTAAGCTTTTGTATGCAGCACAGTTTGGGAATCGTCCAAAGAATTCATAAACACCCTGCCTATGCTGTAAAATTGATCTGGTTATTGCCTAGGTAAAGTGTTCTGAATCTGAGATCACTAGCTCACTACTACAATATCAGGTACCATAATACATTATCAGTTTCCAGCATCAAAGCTTGTCACTGGCTACAAACAGAGATGAATAAACAGTTTATTggtaattgaaaataaatgttgtgtCTGTGTAGTTTGAATAGTTATTCCCCAAACATTACTTTTCCCAAAAAGGTACATTGAATCAAATCCTAGATGTACTCATAGAATGTGTCACTAGATGGCGCACTTCCCTACTTTGTATGCAATTTATTTAGGGCAAGGCTTTATTTCTTGGGCTACAGGCAAGTTAATACAAAATCTTTGGCAAATATAACCAttgattatatttattttttcaatcatTTTAACATATTTCAGTCCGTAAAGGAGTAAGCcctgttaataaaatgtattttttccagTTTACTATTCAGCGAATCCCTAGAAGCCGAGAGGTCCAACAGTCCTGGAGGTCTTCGGTGCTGACAACTTTATATTCACTGCTCTACTCTGTGCCTCTAGTCTTTAAGCTGAAGCCAGATTTGGTATGTACTGGTAGAACAGTAGAATGTTTTCTTTCTATCAAGGTGAAAGTTTGGCAGTCTCTTCTTTGGCCAGGGTGTCCAcggcgacccctgtagtctggccgggcgcttgcaggcttgcctgtaaagcTGACCAgagttgtcctccgatgctgtagctctgggttggctgcatgacgggcctgcagagtgaaaagaagtgattggctgacggcacacggaggacagcgtgtgttcgactttgccgctcctgagtcagcgcaggggttgtagcggtgagctgagcctaaaataccaTTGCATATTTCAGATTGGGAGTAAAattgggtaaaatcaattggagactactaaataataaaaaaaaagaatagaatagCAATCGAACTCTGCATATACTAGTTCTTACTGCtttgaaaaataaagtttctgTTTATTGGTATGTACTTTATGGAGTTTTTCTTATCTCTGTTTCTGGCTGTATTTCAGTGGAAACTACTCTAACCATTTGTGTTGTGCAATGGTGTGTGGAGAATGtctttcatttacatttacaactaagacagtatacattttaaacagctcttGATGTGTTTGCTGTCATGACTTTAACAGAAGGCAGTTTTTTGAACTGCAATGTCAGGGTTTGTTCTAGTATTTGTTCAGGTTGTAAATCTATGCCTGCATCTGATCTGACATTCAGAACAGCTATAAGTGGAAGGGTGTCTTTTGTTTATGATTTTCCTGCTGTCACCAGCCAgccattcaaaatacattttaaatcaatcatatttaataaaaaaaaaaaaacttctatagCGGTAGCTTGAATTGATTCTACCATTCTGAAGAACCATGGGTAGTGAATTGATGGAAGGATTACTAGCATATCCAAAACAAGAGTTTTTAGTCAAGGAGGCAGGGCagaataaaatgtactgtatggcCACTAGAGAACAGGAAAGTAAAAACATTCTCCTGCTACTTCTTGGAAGAGATTACAAAATGATCACTTTTTCCAAATGATGTAttttcttaaatatgtaaaaactatttttaaaaccacaTGGGGCCCTGCGTTTGAAGGTATTTAGTGAATATTGCATTGctgaatttatataaaaaagcaaagtatttaaatgaatgtgtaaaaAGGTCTGGCAGTTGACCATCTTTGCTATTTGAAGGAATGCTGAGTTATAAACAGGCCAATTAAGATACGCTTAATAACTCATGAAACATGCCATAAAACACCTTAAAAAGTCTAATATGGAATCCATTTCTTACACATTAATTAGGATTCCCTCACAACATGGATTTTTACAAATAATGAACgtgtcttttttgttatttttcattgaCAGTTCTGCTTTTGAAGCAGCCTGTATACATTGTGTAATACAGGTTGCCATATGTTAAAACCTCCCGGAATTTAATCTTTAATGCAGAGTTTGATGAATTATTTAGCCCTTCTGGAGACATACATCCTCAGCAACAATGATATAGTGTTGGTGCTTGCACATACTTCCAATAACTGGATGAGCTCACAGACAGCTATTATTTTAGTGACAAATACCTAAATATCACGAAACTGtgcatttgcatttatttttaaaaaaagctgctCAACTCACTCCTTAGATAAGTATGTAGGTTACACAATGTAGATGTGTAGGCCGGTTTAAAAGGCTGCTGTGGGGTTTGCATAGACATAACAGCAAGTGTACAGTTTACCTGGAGATGGCAAGGGGTAGGATTGCCCTTTGGGTCACCAGGACCCCATGTACTGTATTATGGTGCCAGGTGACACTGTGTTGAGATTCCCTTGTTCATCCACTCTCACACAGCATacaataggctgtgtggtccagtggttaaagaaaagggcatgcaaccaggaggtccccggttcaaatcccacctcagccactgact
The sequence above is drawn from the Acipenser ruthenus chromosome 12, fAciRut3.2 maternal haplotype, whole genome shotgun sequence genome and encodes:
- the LOC117417333 gene encoding UDP-N-acetylglucosamine transferase subunit ALG14 homolog isoform X1 — encoded protein: MLDISSNCYVKMGLILAAIVGLLITFFICTVRLFLVLRKDAEHKPGKKGAVSVLVVAGSGGHTTEILRLMESLSRSYSPRHYVIADTDKMSEDKIRTLENSHKEKDTTRQFTIQRIPRSREVQQSWRSSVLTTLYSLLYSVPLVFKLKPDLVLCNGPGTCVPVCASALLLGILGVKKVLIIYVESICRVETLSLSGKLLYHLSDYFFVQWSALKEKYPKSTYLGRIV
- the LOC117417333 gene encoding UDP-N-acetylglucosamine transferase subunit ALG14 homolog isoform X2 codes for the protein MLDISSNCYVKMGLILAAIVGLLITFFICTVRLFLVLRKDAEHKPGKKGAVSVLVVAGSGGHTTEILRLMESLSRSYSPRHYVIADTDKMSEDKIRTLENSHKEKDTTRQVLCNGPGTCVPVCASALLLGILGVKKVLIIYVESICRVETLSLSGKLLYHLSDYFFVQWSALKEKYPKSTYLGRIV